DNA from Desulfarculus baarsii DSM 2075:
GACAAGACATACAACATCGGCGGCACGACCTACACCGGCGCGCAACTGGGCCGCATGGACGCCGACGCCTCGTTCAACAAACTGGCCCCCTACGCCGGCCTGGGCTTCAGCAACGCCTTCACCGACGACGGCCACTTCGGCTTCGCCTTCGACCTGGGCGTGATGTGGTGGGGCTCGCCCGACATCTCCCTTTCGGCCACCCACCAGAACCTGGTGCCGGGCCTGTCCGATTCTCTGCGCAAGGAAGAGGGCAAGATCGAAGACGACCTCAACAACTTCAAGTTCTATCCCGTGGCCTCGGTGGGCCTGAGCTATAGTTTCTAGGCCCCCAAAAAGCCTGCCCGCGCGCCGGCCCGGTCGGGCGCGGGCAGGCAGGCTTCGCCGTCATGTCAGCTGCGGGCGATGTCCAGCTCCATCTGGCCCATGGGCGTGTGGATGGTGCGCGAATGCACCCAACCGAACCCGCCGCGCAGCATGGCCCGGGCTATTTCTCCCTGATCGAAATACATGTCGAAACCGCTGCGCAAGGCGTTGCCCAGGGCGCCCAACAGCATTGCCGGCCCGGTGCGCTCGTCGGTCAACCCGTCCTGGAAACTGACGAAATAGCCGCCCGGCTTGAGAGCCGCCCGGATCTTGGCCATCAGCGCGTCCAGGTCGTGGCGGGCGAAATTGAGCGTGGCGCTGGCCCAGACAAGGTCGTAGGGCCCGCCGATGTCGTCGCTCAGGTAATCGCCGGCCGCCACGCTGACCCGGTGGCCCATGCCGTAGGCGGCGATGAACTCCTTGGCCGCCACCAGCACCGGCGCGCGGTCAAAGACCACCGCCTTCATGGCCGGATGCCGGCTGGCGAAATAGATGGCGAACAGGCCATGGCCGCCGCCCAGGTCGAGCATGCGCTGGAAGTTGGCGAAGCCCTCCAGCCCGGCCACCAGTTCGGCCATTTGTTGGCCCACCTGGCCCAAGACCCAGCCGGCCCCGTCCCGCGCGCCCTGGGCCCACAGCTCGGGCGCGGCGAAATCGTCGGCCTGGCCGGCCGGCGACGGTCCCTGGCGCACCTGCGTGGCCAAGTCGTCCAGGGCGTCGATGCTCATGGTCTGGATCATGCCAAAAAGCGGCCCCAGGAAAAGCTCCGAGGCGCTGGTCAGATATTCCTGGGTGGCCGGCAGGTTGCGATAGCGGCCCTGGCGTTTTTCCAGCAGGCCCAGGCAAGTCAGGCCGTCGAGGAACAGGCGCGTGTTTTCGGGGTGGGCCCCGATGGCCGTGGCCGCCTCGGCGGCGC
Protein-coding regions in this window:
- a CDS encoding class I SAM-dependent methyltransferase, giving the protein MKTPPQATNSWKGLHDLLNGAVGAKLLRAGLELRVFDALGDYRSAAEAATAIGAHPENTRLFLDGLTCLGLLEKRQGRYRNLPATQEYLTSASELFLGPLFGMIQTMSIDALDDLATQVRQGPSPAGQADDFAAPELWAQGARDGAGWVLGQVGQQMAELVAGLEGFANFQRMLDLGGGHGLFAIYFASRHPAMKAVVFDRAPVLVAAKEFIAAYGMGHRVSVAAGDYLSDDIGGPYDLVWASATLNFARHDLDALMAKIRAALKPGGYFVSFQDGLTDERTGPAMLLGALGNALRSGFDMYFDQGEIARAMLRGGFGWVHSRTIHTPMGQMELDIARS